The following coding sequences lie in one Moritella viscosa genomic window:
- a CDS encoding protein serine/threonine phosphatase: protein MSPWHLQGSATFTIGQRSVEGIKAQNEDAIGIRIPDDLLLTTKGAVAIIADGVSASEAGKEASETCVHNFLSDYYSTPETWSVGKSTGQVLTALNRWLYSQGRQFADAQKGYLTTLSAIVFKSHAAHLLHVGDSRIYRLRNNTLEQLTRDHTTVVNSKQSYLARAMGLDVTLDVDYKEVELQVGDVFLLSTDGLHDFVSDKLLREMVQQTHESVDNNFEACCEQLIQHALANNSNDNISCQLLRIDSLPKLSAEDVHVHLASMPFPPALRTGLSIDGLKVIKELHASSSSHLYLVEDKETKQQYCMKAPSVNYIDDHAYIERFTMETWIGSRLHNPHILKIVETNRKKSHLYYLMEVIEGITLEQWISRNPNPPIQDVLNIVEQVIKGLRAFHRKETLHQDLKPGNIMIDNNSQVKIIDFGSCFVKGIAEIATPLQRDKILGTAAYSAPETVINGDSTAQSDIFAISVIIFEMLTGKQPFNGKLETCRTQKAYLNTKYIPAYEHNPLVPFWLDGTIKKGLRFDPNKRHGDVSELLYELQHPNPKYKNNRKQTLVEKNPERFWQVISLLLLFALCISLFS, encoded by the coding sequence ATGTCGCCATGGCACTTACAAGGCAGTGCGACCTTCACCATAGGTCAGCGCTCTGTTGAAGGCATAAAAGCCCAAAATGAAGATGCCATAGGTATTCGTATTCCTGATGATTTACTGCTTACCACCAAAGGCGCTGTTGCCATTATCGCTGATGGTGTCAGCGCGTCAGAAGCAGGTAAAGAAGCCAGTGAAACCTGCGTACATAATTTCTTATCTGATTATTACTCTACACCTGAAACCTGGTCCGTTGGAAAATCAACAGGTCAGGTGTTAACCGCACTCAATCGTTGGTTATACAGTCAAGGTCGACAATTTGCCGATGCTCAAAAAGGCTACCTCACCACCTTAAGTGCCATTGTCTTTAAATCGCATGCGGCCCATCTATTGCATGTCGGTGATTCACGAATATACCGTTTACGTAACAATACCCTTGAGCAATTAACCCGAGATCACACCACTGTTGTTAATAGTAAACAGTCTTACCTCGCCCGCGCGATGGGTCTAGATGTCACCCTCGATGTGGATTATAAAGAAGTCGAATTACAAGTCGGTGATGTGTTCTTATTATCAACCGACGGATTGCATGATTTTGTTAGCGATAAATTATTACGAGAGATGGTGCAACAGACGCATGAATCTGTAGATAATAATTTTGAAGCATGCTGCGAGCAGCTAATTCAACATGCTCTGGCCAATAACAGTAATGATAATATCAGCTGCCAATTATTGCGTATCGACAGTTTACCTAAGCTCAGTGCCGAAGATGTACATGTACACCTTGCCTCCATGCCTTTCCCTCCCGCATTACGCACTGGGTTATCGATTGATGGACTAAAAGTCATTAAAGAGTTACATGCCAGTAGCAGCAGTCACTTATATTTAGTCGAAGATAAAGAAACCAAGCAGCAATACTGTATGAAAGCTCCCTCGGTCAATTATATCGATGACCATGCTTATATCGAACGCTTTACCATGGAAACTTGGATTGGTTCACGACTGCATAACCCGCATATTTTAAAAATTGTCGAAACCAACAGGAAAAAAAGCCACCTCTATTATTTAATGGAAGTCATTGAAGGCATTACGCTAGAGCAATGGATAAGTCGAAATCCGAATCCGCCAATCCAAGATGTACTTAATATTGTAGAACAGGTCATTAAAGGCTTACGTGCTTTTCATCGTAAAGAAACACTACATCAAGATTTAAAGCCCGGTAATATCATGATCGATAACAACAGCCAAGTTAAAATTATTGATTTTGGTTCTTGTTTCGTCAAAGGCATCGCAGAAATAGCGACCCCATTACAACGAGACAAGATCCTTGGCACAGCAGCCTACTCCGCCCCAGAAACCGTGATCAATGGTGATAGTACTGCGCAATCAGATATCTTTGCCATTTCCGTTATAATTTTTGAGATGCTTACAGGTAAACAACCTTTTAATGGCAAACTAGAAACCTGTCGAACCCAAAAGGCGTATCTTAATACTAAGTATATTCCGGCCTATGAACACAACCCATTAGTCCCATTCTGGTTAGATGGCACAATAAAAAAAGGCCTGCGCTTCGATCCGAATAAGCGCCATGGAGATGTATCCGAACTCTTATATGAGTTACAACATCCTAATCCCAAATATAAGAATAATCGTAAGCAAACATTGGTTGAAAAAAATCCGGAACGTTTTTGGCAAGTTATCTCACTATTATTACTCTTTGCCTTGTGCATTTCATTATTTAGCTAA
- the dam gene encoding DNA adenine methylase produces the protein MQKTRAFLKWAGGKYSLVDHLREKLPTGKRLVEPFVGACSVFLNTDYDEYLLNDINPDLINMYKILQNKPEQFIADAQRFFTPEFNDKERYYKIREKFNKTRDPYQRSLMFLYMNRHGFNGLCRYNKSGGFNVPFGSYKKPYFPLKELRFFAEKSKKATFICESYSEVYKRLRSDDVVYCDPPYAPLSTTASFTSYATNGFSLDDQALLAKVSRETAQERQIPILISNHDIPLTRELYHGSIFEVVQVKRTISRNAGKRNKVDELLALYS, from the coding sequence ATGCAGAAAACGCGAGCCTTCTTAAAATGGGCCGGAGGTAAGTATTCTCTGGTTGATCATCTACGTGAAAAACTACCGACTGGTAAGCGTTTAGTTGAACCGTTTGTTGGCGCTTGTTCAGTATTTTTAAATACTGATTATGACGAATACCTGTTGAATGATATTAATCCTGATTTGATTAATATGTATAAGATCCTACAAAACAAACCAGAACAATTTATTGCCGATGCTCAGCGTTTCTTTACGCCTGAATTTAATGATAAAGAGCGTTATTACAAAATACGTGAAAAGTTTAACAAAACTCGTGACCCTTATCAGCGTTCGTTAATGTTTCTTTACATGAATCGTCATGGCTTTAATGGTTTATGCCGTTATAACAAATCAGGTGGTTTTAATGTGCCATTTGGTTCTTATAAGAAGCCGTACTTCCCGTTAAAAGAATTACGTTTTTTTGCTGAAAAATCGAAAAAAGCCACGTTTATTTGTGAATCTTATTCTGAAGTTTATAAACGTTTACGCAGTGATGACGTCGTTTATTGTGATCCGCCGTATGCACCATTAAGTACAACTGCAAGTTTTACTTCGTATGCGACCAATGGATTTAGTCTGGATGATCAGGCGCTACTGGCTAAAGTTTCTCGTGAAACAGCACAAGAGCGACAGATCCCGATATTGATTTCGAATCATGACATTCCTTTAACGCGTGAACTTTATCATGGTTCTATATTTGAGGTTGTTCAGGTTAAACGTACTATCAGCCGTAATGCTGGTAAGCGTAATAAAGTCGACGAACTGTTGGCGTTATACAGCTAA
- the gph gene encoding phosphoglycolate phosphatase: protein MFKLICFDLDGTLVDSVPDLAAAVNCMLSDFERAHFSEDEVRGWVGNGAQVLVQRALSGSVNISDDIDPALFNDALASFLKHYSANVYTHSVLYPNVKETLTALREAGFKLAIVTNKPMVQTTPVLELAGISEFFEVVLGGDSLAEKKPNPLPLLHCLDHYQFKAEDALMVGDSKNDIIAAQAANFTSFGLTYGYNYGIPISDSNPDFVADDISELLAAVKLK from the coding sequence ATGTTTAAGCTTATTTGTTTTGATTTAGACGGTACCCTTGTTGATAGTGTACCTGATCTTGCAGCTGCCGTTAATTGTATGCTGAGTGATTTTGAACGTGCTCATTTTTCGGAAGATGAAGTACGCGGTTGGGTTGGTAATGGTGCTCAAGTACTCGTGCAACGTGCGTTATCAGGCAGTGTTAATATATCTGATGATATTGATCCGGCATTATTTAATGATGCGCTGGCGTCATTTTTAAAGCACTATTCTGCAAATGTATATACACACAGCGTGTTATACCCAAATGTAAAAGAAACGCTAACAGCACTGAGAGAGGCAGGGTTTAAACTTGCTATAGTGACCAACAAACCTATGGTTCAAACCACGCCAGTACTTGAATTAGCGGGTATCAGTGAGTTCTTTGAAGTGGTACTTGGTGGCGATTCGCTAGCGGAGAAAAAACCAAATCCATTACCACTATTACATTGTTTAGATCACTATCAGTTTAAAGCTGAAGATGCGCTAATGGTGGGAGATTCTAAGAACGATATTATTGCAGCACAAGCGGCAAACTTCACTAGCTTTGGCTTAACGTATGGTTACAACTACGGTATTCCAATTAGCGACAGTAATCCTGACTTTGTAGCTGATGATATCAGTGAGCTTTTAGCGGCGGTGAAATTGAAGTAA
- a CDS encoding 2-dehydro-3-deoxyphosphogluconate aldolase/4-hydroxy-2-oxoglutarate aldolase — MSKELIAKLKQFKIIPVIQIDDASQAVPLAKALVENGLPVAEVTFRTEAAAEAIRLMREAYPDMCIGAGTVLNAEQVDKAKAVGAEFVVAPGLNPTTVKYSQEIGMPIVPGVNSPSQIEQGLALNLTFMKFFPAEASGGIAMVKSLLAPYVDVSLMPTGGISKKNVSDYLDLERVVCCGGTWMVAPQLIMAGNWVEIGRLVREAVAHIAEQ, encoded by the coding sequence ATGTCTAAAGAGCTAATCGCTAAGTTAAAACAATTCAAAATCATCCCAGTGATTCAAATTGATGATGCTTCACAAGCCGTACCATTGGCTAAAGCCTTAGTAGAGAATGGTTTACCTGTTGCAGAAGTTACATTCAGGACAGAAGCTGCAGCAGAAGCTATCCGCCTAATGCGTGAGGCCTACCCAGACATGTGTATTGGCGCAGGCACTGTATTAAACGCCGAACAAGTAGATAAGGCAAAGGCAGTAGGTGCAGAATTCGTCGTGGCGCCAGGGCTAAACCCAACCACAGTAAAATACAGCCAAGAGATTGGCATGCCGATCGTTCCTGGCGTTAATAGTCCCAGTCAAATCGAGCAAGGTTTAGCGCTTAACTTAACGTTTATGAAGTTCTTCCCAGCAGAGGCGTCCGGTGGCATAGCAATGGTAAAATCCTTACTTGCACCTTATGTCGACGTTTCTTTAATGCCAACTGGCGGCATCAGTAAAAAAAATGTGTCTGATTACCTCGATTTAGAGCGTGTCGTCTGCTGTGGTGGTACTTGGATGGTCGCGCCGCAGCTAATTATGGCAGGAAACTGGGTAGAGATTGGCCGCCTCGTGCGTGAAGCAGTTGCACATATAGCGGAACAGTAA
- the trpS gene encoding tryptophanyl-tRNA synthetase, whose amino-acid sequence MTKPVVLSGIQPSGSMTIGNYIGAINQWLDMQEHSDCHFMLADLHTITVRQDPKEFKSQVLEGLAMYVACGLDPEKSTIFLQSQVPEHAQLSWLLNCYTQMGELNRMTQFKDKSNNSSSSNSGLYTYPVLMAADILLYQADEVPVGDDQKQHLELARTIATRFNNIYGDVFKVPEPMIPTLGARIMSLQDPLKKMSKSDDNPKAFIKLLDEPKKIVKKLKSAVTDSDEQARIYFDNKEKPGVSNLLTLLSVATKRSVADLVPEYEDKMYGHLKKDTADAVVAMIEPIQARYHELRADETELQRIMRIGAEKASERAAPTLAKAYEAVGFIANK is encoded by the coding sequence ATGACGAAACCTGTGGTATTAAGTGGTATTCAGCCTTCAGGCAGTATGACGATTGGTAACTATATTGGTGCAATCAATCAATGGCTGGACATGCAGGAACACAGCGACTGTCATTTCATGCTTGCGGACTTACATACCATCACGGTACGCCAAGACCCGAAAGAGTTTAAATCACAGGTGCTTGAAGGCCTAGCAATGTATGTTGCATGTGGTTTAGACCCTGAAAAGTCGACTATCTTCTTACAATCTCAAGTACCAGAACATGCACAATTGAGTTGGTTACTTAACTGTTATACGCAGATGGGTGAATTAAACCGCATGACGCAGTTTAAAGATAAATCGAACAACTCTAGCAGCAGTAATTCAGGTTTATATACTTACCCTGTGTTAATGGCGGCAGACATTCTGCTCTATCAAGCAGATGAAGTACCTGTTGGTGACGATCAAAAGCAGCATTTAGAATTAGCGCGTACGATTGCGACACGTTTTAATAATATCTACGGTGACGTATTTAAAGTGCCTGAACCGATGATTCCAACTTTGGGCGCTCGTATTATGAGCTTGCAAGATCCGCTGAAGAAAATGTCTAAGTCAGATGACAATCCAAAAGCTTTTATCAAGTTATTAGATGAGCCTAAAAAGATTGTCAAGAAACTGAAAAGTGCAGTAACAGACAGTGATGAGCAAGCGCGTATTTATTTTGATAATAAAGAAAAACCGGGCGTATCTAACTTATTGACGTTACTCTCTGTTGCAACAAAACGTTCAGTTGCTGATCTTGTGCCTGAATACGAAGATAAAATGTATGGCCACTTGAAAAAAGATACGGCTGATGCTGTTGTTGCTATGATTGAGCCGATTCAAGCGCGTTATCATGAGTTACGTGCTGATGAGACTGAACTGCAGCGCATTATGCGTATCGGTGCTGAAAAAGCGTCTGAGCGTGCTGCTCCTACGTTAGCTAAAGCATATGAAGCTGTTGGTTTCATTGCTAACAAATAA
- the rpe gene encoding ribulose-phosphate 3-epimerase: MKNFLIAPSILSANFASLGQEVDAVLAAGADVIHFDVMDNHYVPNLTIGPMICKALRDHGVTAPIDVHLMVQPVDHMINEFAKAGASMITFHAEASDHVDRSLQLIKEHGLKAGLVLNPATPLHYLDYVMDKLDMILLMSVNPGFGGQSFIPSTLQKLRDVRKLIDASGHDIILEIDGGVKVDNIREIAEAGADMFVAGSAIYGQEDYKKVIDEMRLELEKANV; encoded by the coding sequence ATGAAAAACTTTCTGATTGCCCCTTCAATTCTGTCTGCTAATTTTGCTAGCCTTGGCCAAGAAGTCGATGCTGTACTAGCTGCTGGTGCTGACGTCATTCATTTTGATGTTATGGATAACCACTACGTCCCTAATTTAACTATTGGTCCAATGATCTGTAAAGCATTGCGTGATCATGGTGTGACCGCGCCGATTGATGTGCATCTAATGGTACAACCGGTTGATCATATGATTAATGAATTTGCCAAAGCGGGTGCATCAATGATCACTTTTCATGCTGAAGCGTCTGATCATGTAGACCGTTCTTTGCAACTAATTAAAGAGCATGGTTTAAAAGCTGGCTTAGTATTAAATCCTGCGACACCTTTGCATTACTTAGATTATGTGATGGACAAGTTGGACATGATTTTATTGATGTCGGTAAACCCTGGTTTTGGCGGCCAAAGTTTTATTCCTTCCACCTTACAAAAATTACGTGATGTACGTAAATTGATTGATGCCAGTGGTCATGACATCATTCTTGAAATTGATGGTGGTGTTAAAGTTGATAATATTCGTGAAATTGCAGAAGCAGGTGCTGATATGTTTGTTGCTGGCTCTGCGATTTACGGCCAAGAAGACTATAAAAAAGTCATTGATGAAATGCGTTTGGAGTTAGAAAAAGCCAATGTTTAA
- the aroB gene encoding 3-dehydroquinate synthase — protein sequence MESLTVELGERSYPIYIGEGVLTQVAQFTAAITTNKVVVISNDTVAPLYLQQVQALLHDYKFDSIILSDGEQFKTLDTLNEIFTALLRENCGRDTTLIALGGGVIGDMVGFAAACYQRGIPFIQIPTTVLSQVDSSVGGKTAVNHPLGKNMIGAFYQPNAVFIDTDCLATLPRRELAAGMAEVIKYGIIYDADFFVWLEENIAALMALDTAALEYAIYRCCEIKAEIVAIDEKEQGLRALLNLGHTYGHAIEAEMGYGVWLHGEAVAAGMIMAAQTSALMGLLTASQVTRIAALIAAAELPLLAPAEMSFDAFMQHMKRDKKVLNDQLRFILPTSIGSAEVLSTVTESTLRDVVNFHNQADSSALFSSN from the coding sequence ATGGAAAGTTTAACTGTTGAACTGGGTGAGCGGAGCTACCCTATTTATATTGGTGAAGGCGTATTAACGCAAGTAGCGCAATTTACGGCTGCAATAACGACCAATAAAGTTGTTGTGATCTCAAACGATACGGTTGCACCGTTGTATTTACAACAGGTTCAAGCATTGTTGCACGACTATAAATTCGACAGTATTATTCTTTCTGATGGTGAACAATTTAAAACGTTAGATACTTTAAATGAGATCTTTACCGCGCTACTGCGTGAGAATTGTGGACGTGATACCACGTTGATCGCTCTCGGTGGTGGTGTTATTGGTGACATGGTTGGCTTTGCGGCCGCCTGTTACCAACGCGGTATCCCCTTTATTCAAATCCCGACGACTGTGTTGAGTCAAGTTGATTCCTCGGTTGGCGGTAAAACGGCAGTTAATCATCCGTTGGGTAAAAATATGATTGGTGCTTTTTATCAGCCCAATGCTGTTTTTATCGATACTGATTGTTTAGCGACCTTGCCTCGACGCGAACTGGCGGCAGGTATGGCTGAAGTGATTAAGTACGGGATCATTTATGATGCGGACTTTTTTGTTTGGCTAGAAGAAAACATTGCAGCGCTAATGGCGCTCGATACGGCAGCGTTGGAATACGCAATTTATCGTTGCTGTGAAATCAAAGCTGAAATTGTTGCTATTGATGAAAAAGAGCAGGGTTTACGCGCGTTACTCAACCTTGGTCATACATATGGTCATGCTATTGAAGCTGAAATGGGCTATGGCGTTTGGTTACACGGTGAGGCGGTTGCTGCTGGGATGATAATGGCAGCACAAACATCGGCATTAATGGGGCTATTAACAGCATCTCAAGTAACACGTATTGCTGCATTAATTGCGGCTGCTGAATTGCCTTTACTGGCGCCAGCAGAAATGAGCTTTGACGCATTTATGCAGCACATGAAACGTGATAAGAAAGTACTTAATGACCAACTTCGTTTTATTTTACCAACATCGATTGGTAGTGCCGAAGTATTATCGACAGTAACTGAAAGTACGTTACGCGATGTGGTTAATTTCCATAATCAGGCGGATTCTAGTGCACTATTCAGTTCAAACTGA
- the aroK gene encoding shikimate kinase 1, which produces MAEKRNIFLIGPMGAGKSTIGRQLASQLHLDFIDSDHEIERRTGADISWVFDVEGEAGFRVREAEVIDDLTQEQGIVLATGGGSILSKESRNYLSARGVVVYLETTIDKQLVRTSRDKRRPLLQTEEPREVLETLADARNPLYEEIADFTVKTDEQSAKVVANQIIKLLDF; this is translated from the coding sequence ATGGCTGAAAAACGTAATATATTCCTAATAGGCCCAATGGGCGCAGGTAAAAGTACAATTGGTCGCCAACTAGCGAGCCAGTTGCATTTAGACTTTATCGATTCGGACCATGAAATTGAACGCCGTACTGGTGCTGATATCTCATGGGTATTCGATGTTGAAGGTGAAGCTGGTTTCCGTGTTCGTGAGGCGGAAGTAATTGACGATCTAACGCAAGAGCAGGGAATTGTGTTAGCAACGGGTGGAGGCTCTATTTTAAGTAAAGAGAGTCGTAATTACCTTTCTGCTCGTGGTGTAGTTGTTTATTTAGAAACAACTATTGATAAGCAGTTAGTAAGAACATCACGCGATAAGCGTCGCCCTTTACTACAAACAGAAGAACCACGTGAAGTTCTGGAAACATTAGCTGATGCTCGTAATCCTTTATACGAAGAGATTGCTGATTTTACAGTTAAAACAGACGAACAAAGTGCGAAAGTTGTGGCGAATCAAATTATAAAGTTATTGGATTTTTAA
- a CDS encoding putative cell division protein: MHYSVQTEIYSQTQLCERLRHLTQFSSHLLFVSGESGSGKSTVLRNYVESDFNQKTITIDAQQCHDDRAVRTQVLQQISYDGRFNAHIMLAESLPLLAQQLEHELTLCIDNAMTLSHASIAEFAQLVELSLNHKINIKINIILFAESKWVDITILPFAKSATNVLELEMTVLDPKAAVQFVEQQFSQAGYKPTFVNQDAINHQIEACDGNPAELAKCAQAIMQGRVYRAESPAPSKRDKTVITSNKSFYLAAIIAGVLLLGSAGSFLYDVYQTEQKAVDTVLEEPLLSSPVMTEGDVVIADVNTDASEPQMLASDWDDELPTEIGQTITLTEPVVPAPSSQVEKQRIVIDDAAVNKMIAKQNSLNTAKIIDSKMVVEVSNEIVQKDTVTTANTLAGQAWLMAQPAKNYTFQIAGLSHKSQLKQYLNENELSENIWTYQTLRNNKPWYVVLYGSFTSVEQANAAKLKLPASVQKDKPWLKRFAQIQRDL; the protein is encoded by the coding sequence GTGCACTATTCAGTTCAAACTGAAATTTATTCTCAAACGCAGCTGTGTGAACGGCTGCGTCATCTCACACAATTCTCTTCACATTTATTATTCGTAAGCGGTGAATCTGGTTCAGGAAAATCAACAGTATTACGTAATTATGTAGAATCAGATTTTAATCAAAAAACCATTACAATTGATGCGCAGCAGTGCCATGATGATAGGGCTGTGAGAACGCAAGTATTACAACAGATCAGCTATGATGGCCGTTTCAATGCGCATATAATGTTAGCCGAGAGCTTACCGTTACTTGCTCAGCAGCTTGAACATGAACTCACGCTATGTATTGATAATGCGATGACGTTATCGCATGCAAGTATTGCTGAGTTTGCGCAATTAGTGGAATTAAGTCTTAATCATAAAATTAATATTAAAATAAATATCATTTTATTTGCAGAAAGTAAGTGGGTTGATATAACCATACTGCCATTTGCAAAATCAGCAACAAATGTATTGGAGTTGGAAATGACTGTATTAGATCCAAAAGCCGCTGTGCAATTTGTTGAGCAGCAATTTAGTCAAGCTGGTTATAAACCCACGTTTGTTAATCAGGATGCAATTAATCATCAAATTGAAGCGTGTGATGGTAATCCCGCTGAATTAGCAAAATGTGCGCAAGCGATCATGCAAGGTCGAGTATATCGCGCTGAGTCACCCGCACCGAGTAAGAGGGATAAGACTGTGATAACGTCCAATAAGTCATTTTATTTAGCGGCGATCATTGCTGGCGTGTTGTTGTTAGGTAGTGCTGGATCATTTTTATATGATGTTTATCAAACGGAGCAAAAAGCTGTTGATACCGTGCTGGAAGAGCCTCTATTGAGCTCTCCCGTGATGACCGAGGGCGATGTTGTGATAGCTGATGTAAATACGGATGCGAGTGAGCCACAAATGTTAGCCAGTGATTGGGATGATGAGTTACCAACCGAAATAGGCCAAACTATCACGTTAACAGAACCTGTTGTACCCGCACCAAGCTCGCAAGTGGAAAAACAACGTATTGTAATTGATGATGCCGCCGTGAATAAGATGATCGCCAAGCAAAATTCATTAAATACTGCAAAAATAATTGATAGTAAAATGGTGGTTGAAGTCTCTAATGAAATAGTGCAAAAAGACACTGTAACGACAGCTAATACATTAGCCGGTCAAGCCTGGTTAATGGCTCAACCGGCGAAAAATTATACGTTTCAAATTGCAGGGTTAAGTCATAAATCACAGTTAAAGCAGTATTTAAACGAGAATGAATTATCTGAAAATATCTGGACATATCAAACACTACGTAACAACAAGCCTTGGTATGTGGTTCTTTATGGTAGCTTTACCAGTGTTGAGCAGGCGAATGCCGCGAAACTAAAATTACCAGCGTCCGTACAAAAAGATAAACCTTGGTTGAAACGATTCGCTCAAATCCAAAGAGATTTATAA